AAAAAATCGATAACCTGGAAAACCTTTCTAAGCCTGACGGCAATCTGTTTATTGACTATACTGGCGGTCGCTTGCAGCGGCAATCACAACCGCAATGCCACCAATAGTGAACCGGCGCGGCAACCCGCGCCGCCAAGTCTGCCCCCGGATACGCCGGTTCCGGCGCTTTGCGTCAACCCTTACTATCCGGTTTCGCCAACCCTCAAACGCCAATACCGCAACACCTATACGGATACACGTTTGAATACCACCTACACGGAAACCTACACCAATATCGCGGCGGATTCGTTTACCTATCATTTCAATTTCAGCAACGGGTCGTCGCAGACCAACGGATTCAAATGCACCGCTGAAGGGTTGGCGACCGTCGAGTTCGCGCAAGTCAACAGTGGCGGCGACCAAGCCAATGCAGTCAAATTTCAAACTTTGAAAGCTACAGGCGTGACCATCCCTGCGCCCGACAAATGGGTGAAAGGTTACAAATGGACGAGCAGTTACGAAGTCGAAGGCAAATTCCCGATGGGCGATGCGAAGGGCAACATCACCATTGCCAATGAAATCGTCGGTGAAGAGAATGTGACGGTTCCCGCAGGCACTTACAAGGCATTCAAAGTCGAAGCCAATATCGTGCAGAAAATGATGGCAAGCGAAGGCGCTGGCAAACCCTTGACCATTCCCATCGACGGTTCCATCAAAGTGGTGAACTGGTATGCCAAAGATGTGGGGATGGTGAAAACCTCGGTTGAAGGTTTGTCGACCGTTGAACTGCTTTCATTTGTGAAATGAGCCTTGATAGCTGAAAAAAATGAGCGGTATAATCGTGCCCCCCCCTTCTTCCTGATTTTTAATTGGATTAAATAGCGAAACCGTTTAAACGGCGTTCCCGATTACCTCACGACCCATGATTTCTACACCTTGACACTCTATAAAATGGACGAAGCCATCATCTGACGAATCAAAGCGGGCGGGGACAAAATAAATTATTGGTGCAATAACCGTCGCAGGCTACAATGGTAACGCTCTACTGCCTGCGAGCTTTCCTTCTTCCAACTTGAGAAAATGGTTATGCGAGAAGCCGCATAACCAAAGTAGGGGTCATGAAAGAAAAAGGGAAATCCTCACCACCGGCTATCTTTCCACCTGAACGCCTCTCACGGCATTTTATTTTCAAGCCCTATTATTTGCCACGATGGGGAAAGTATGTGCTGGCAGTGGCGCTCACCGCAGCCGCCCTTTTATTGCATGTGTTTCTTGGATTTTCACCCAGTGAAGACTTGGGGCTGACGTTGTTTTTGATTCCTATTGTGCTGAGCGCCTATATGGGCGGACTCGGCACCGGTTTGGTCTCGACAGCCATCATCGCCATTTTTACTCACTACTACCTGATCAATCTGATTCATAACTTGCCGGTTTACCAGACCATTCACCGTTTGGAATGGGTGACCTTGGTTGCCATCGGCAGCCTCATCAGTTTTTTAATCGAAGCCCTGCACCGTTCGCGTCAAAAGGCTGAGGCGATGATTGCCGAACGCGACGAGATGCAGATTTCATTGTGTGAGAATGAATCGCGATTGAGCGCCATTTTTCAGGGCATTTCCGACGCTGCGGTGTTTACCGATTTAGAGCGGCGCATTGTGTTGGTGAATCCCGCTTTCACCACGATGTTCGGTTATACGGCTGAAGAGGCGCTGGGCAGGGGCACGGATTTTCTTTATGCCGACCTGGCGGATTTTGAAAGAATGGGCAGAGAACGCTTCAATCCCCATGCCCAGTCAGACCCTTCGCCTTATCAAATCAGTTTTCGTCGCCAGGATGGCTCCACCTTCTGGACGGAATCTCTGGGCTTGCGAATTTATGCGGAAGACGGAACCCCCAAAGGCTATCTCGGCGTGCATCGCGACATTACCGAACGCCGCCGCGCCAAAGCGGAATTATCTTACAGTGAAGCGCGTTATCGCGCTCTGGTTCTGGCAACTTCGCAAATCGTCTGGACTGCCGATGCCACAGGCAGTGTGACGACCGCTTTAAACCTTGAACCCTATATCGACGTTACGCGGAATCCCCAGGGAATGAACTGGCTTAAAGCTGTGCATCCTGATGAACGCGAACGGGTTTTGCAGGTTTATCAAGCGGGAATACGAAATCAATTACCTTTCGAGGTGGAAAACCGTGGAGTTTATGGCGATGGCAGCTATCACGATTATTTAACCCGCGTGGTGCCGGTGAAGAATGCCGATGGCACGGTTCGGGAATGGACTGCCGCCTCAACCGACATCACCGACCGCAAACGCGCTGAAAAAGATTTGCGCGAATCCGAAGAACGCTTTCGCCAGTTTGCTGAAAATATCAAAGATGTTTTGTGGATTAATAATCCCCATATTCCGAAAGTGCTTTACGTCTCTCCGGCTTATGAAAAGTTGTGGGGGCGACCGGCGGTTGAATTATATGCGGATTTCTCGCAATGGCTGGCAGGCATTCACCCGGATGACCGTCAAATGGCGCTTGAGACCTTTGCGAACGGCAGGGGTGAAGGAGGTTACGACACGGAATATCGCGTGGCGCGCCCTGATGGCTCGCTGATCTGGATTCGCGACCGGGGCTTTCCGATTTTTAATGAGCGCGGTGAACTGATTCGCATGTCGGGCATCGCCGAAGACATTACTGAACGCAAACACGCCGAAACCGCATTGCAGGAATCCGAAGAACGCTTCCGCGTGTTGTTTAATGAAAAAGCGGTTGCCAGTTTGATTATTGACCTGCGCAACCATTCGATTGTCGATTGCAATGAAAAAGCTCTGGAACTCTTCGGCTATTCAAAAGTGGAGATGTTGCAATTGGGAATTCCCGATTTGACGGTTAATGAAACCGACGAAAATGTGAACCGGATCAGGGATGAAATTTTAGAGATAAAAATGAACGTGCAGATTGAAAGTTCAATGCGAACCCAATCGGGAGAGGTGTTAAATGTCCTGGCCAACGGTTCGACCGTGCAGATTGGCGGGGGAACCTTCGGTTATTGCTCGATGATCGATATCACCGACCGCAAACGCGCTGAAGATGCCCTGGCAAAATATACTGAAGAGTTGGCGCGTTCCAATAAAGACCTCGAACAATTTGCCTATGTCGCTTCGCATGATTTGCAGGAGCCTCTACGCGCGGTTGCCGGGTGTGTGCAGGTTTTGCAGCGACGCTACGCCGGACGGCTTGATGACCGCGCCGATGAACTCATCCGGCATACGGTGGATGGCGCTGAACGCATGCGAATTTTGATTGAAGATTTGCTGGCGTTTTCCCGCGTTGGAACCCGTGGCGGAAAGTTCGCCACCTGCGATAGCCAAAAATCGCTCACCGATGCGCTGGCAAACCTCCGGCTGGCGATTGCAGAGAGCGGCGCACAGATTACTCACGGGGCTTTGCCTTTACTCACCGCCGATGCCACGCAACTGACGCTGTTGTTTCAAAACCTGCTCAGTAATGCCATCAAATTTCGCCGCGCCTCAGCGCCGCAAATTCACATCGAAGCCCGACACCAAGCCAATGAATGGGTATTTTCGGTGCGCGACAATGGCATCGGCATCGAGCCGCAATATCACCAACGGATTTTCGGTATCTTTCAACGCCTGCATACGCGCCACGAATATCCGGGCACCGGTATGGGCTTGGCGATTTGCAAACGCATTGTCGAACGCCACAGCGGACGTATCTGGGTTGAGTCGGTGTTTGGTGAGGGGGGGACATTTTATTTCAGTTTGCCCGACAAAAAACCAATTGAACGAAATGGAAATTCATGACGGAAGAAAAATTGCACAGGTCAATTGAAATTCTGCTGGTCGAAGATAGTCCGACCGATGCCTTGCTGACGCGCGAAGCCTTTGACCATTGCCCTTTGAACCATCATCTGCACCACGTTGAAAATGGCGCGGATGCGCTCGCCTATTTACGTCGTGAAAACGGCTATGCAAGCAGGTCGCGCCCCGACCTCATTCTGCTCGATTTAAATTTACCGCGAAAAAACGGCATTGAAGTGCTGCGCGAGATTAAAAATGAAGCGCAGTTGGCAAGCATACCGGTCGTGGTGTTGACCACTTCGCAGGACGAAGCCGATATAGTCACCGCGTATGATTTGCACGCCAACTGTTATATCACCAAGCCTGTAGAGTTCGACGAGTTGGTTGCTGTGGCGCGCGCCATCGGCGAGTTCTGGTTTGGGGTTGTCACCTTACCGCGTAATAAAAAAATCGTAGGTAGCTCAAATGTCTAATCAATTAATGATTCGTATTTTGCTGGTTGAAGATAATTTCACCGATGTTCTGCTGCTGCGGGAAACGCTCTCCGGGGTCGCCAATGTCGAATTCGCGCTGACCCATGTTGTGAAATTGTCAGAAGCCTTGTCGCGTATCCAGAATGAAGTGTTTGATGTCGTGTTATTAGACCTCGGACTGCCGGATTCAAGCGGCGTTGATACGATTATGCAATTTCATCAACAAGCGCCCGCGATTCCCGTGCTGGTATTGACCGGAGTGGATAATGAAGACACCGGAATTGCCGCTTTGCAGGAGGGGGCGCAGGATTACCTGGTAAAAAATCAACTGCAACCGGCATTGCTCGGACGCGCCATTCGTTATGCTATCGAGCGGCATCGCGCCGCCACCGCTTTGCAGGAAAGCGAATTGCGGCTTGCGGCGATTGTTGATTCGCCGATGGATGCCATCGTTATTGTTGATGATGAGCATCATATCACTCTCTTTAACTCGGCGGCAGAACAGTTGTTCGGCTATCGCGAAACCGAGGTCATCGGAAAAAGTATCAATCTGCTAATCCCCGAACGCTTTCGCGAGGCGCACATCGAACATATTCGCGCTTTTGGCGAATCTTCAAATTACCCGATTCGCATGGATCAACGGCGCGAAGTCGTGGGTTTGCGCGCCGATGGCACAGAGTTTCCGATTGAAACCTCGATTGCCCAATTTATCGTGACCGGACGCAAAATGTTCACCGCCATCGTGCGTGACATTACCAACCGCAAAAAAGCCCAGGCAGAGATTTTGATGTTGAACCAGAATCTGCAACGGCGCATCGACGAAATGGAAACCCTGCTCAATGTCTTGCCCATTCCGATTGGCATTGCCAGTGACCCCGAATGTCGCCATATCCGCGCCAATCCGGCATTTGCTGAACTGCTGGCAATTTCGCCCGATGCCAATGCTTCGCTCTCAGCCGATGAGGCTGAACGCCCCAAGCATTTCAAAATTTATCAGAGAGACCGTGAACTTGCTCCTGAAGAATTGCCGCTACAGATTGCCGCAAGTCAGGGCAGGGAAATCCGCGACTTTGAAGCCAAGGTGATTCGCAGTGATGGAACCTCGGTTGATATTCTCGGTTATACGTCGCCGTTATTTGATGAGCACGGCAAAGCCCGTGGCAGCGTCGGCGCGTTTGTTGATATTACCGAACGCAAACGCGCCGAACTGCTTAACGAAGGTCAAAAGCAGGTGCTGGAAATGATTGCCAGCGGCGCGCCGCTTAAAGCGACGCTTGAGGCTTTACTCCGGTTTGTGGAAGCCAGTTCTGCGGGAATGCTTTGTTCGATTCTCTTGCTCGATGCCGAAGGGAAACATCTCTATCACGGCGCAGCTCCCAGTTTGCCGCAGGAATACACCACAGCGATTGACGGCATTGCTATTGGTCCGCAAGTCGGCTCCTGCGGAACCGCCGCTTTTCAACGCCAGGCGGTTTTTGTTCGGGATATTGCGACCGACCCGCTCTGGAAAAATTACAAAGACCTGGCGCTGGGGTTCGGGTTACACGCCTGTTGGTCAACGCCGATTTTCGATGACCAGCAACGGCTGCTGGGAACTTTTGCGATGTATTACCATCAGCCCGCTTTACCCAGTGCCTCACAATTGCAGCTCATTGAAATCGCTACCCATACCGCCGCCATCTGTATCAACAAACACCGCACTGAAGAGGCGATGGCAAAAAGCCATGAGCAATTGCGCTTGTTGATTGAACAAGCGCCCATCAGCATTGCCATGTTTGACCGCGACATGCGTTACCTGACGACCAGCCGACGATGGATCGAAGATTATGGCAGAGGGTATGACGATTTGACGGGTCGTTCACATTACGAAGTCAATCCCGATCTGCCCGACGAGTGGAAAGCCATCCATCAAAGAGGGCTGGCGGGTGAGATGTTAAGAAATGACGATGACCAGTGGTTGCACAGTGATGGCACCAGACAATGGTTGAGATGGGCAGTGCTTCCCTGGCGCAATAGTCGCGATGAAATCGGCGGCATCATCATTTCGGCAGAAGACATCACCGAACGCAAACGCGCCCAACTACGGCTGGCAACTCAGGAATCCATCAGCCGGACGTTAGTCGAAGCGAAATCGCTGGCTGAAGCCATGCCCAGGGTGTTAAAGGCGCTTTGCGAATCCGAAAACTGGGATTTCAGCGCCATGTGGCGAGTCGATAAACAAGCCGATTGGCTTGATTGTCTTGAGGTCTGGCATCAGCCTGATTTCAGAGCGCCGGAATTGCTGGAGTTGTCGCGCAAATGTACTTTTAAAAGTGGTGAGGGGTTGCCGGGAATCATCTGGCAGACCGGCAAATCGCTATATTGGGAGAATCTTAAAAACGCCCACTTTTATTTGCGTTCGGCTCCCGCTATGGATGCCGGTTATTATTCGGCTTTCGGTTTTCCGATTCTGCTGGGTGACGAAGTCACCGGGGTGATTGATTGTCTTGGGCATCAACTCCCGAAACCCGACCAGAGTTTGCTCGATATGCTTGAAGTTATCGGCAAACAGATCGGGCAGTTCATCGAACATCGCCGCGCCGAAGAAGCCATTCAGCGATTCGTTGCTTATAGCCCGACCGTGCTTTATGCCTTAAAAATAAAAGGTGACAAGTTAGTGTATGGCTGGACGAGCGACAATATTTTCGATCTCACCGGATATACGGTGAAAGAAACTCTGGAACCGGACTGGTGGGTAAATCATATTCATCCCGAAGATAAAGCGTCGGTTTTGTCTGCTCAGCCGGTTCCGTATGACCTTGACCATCAAATACAGGAATTTCGTTTCCGCCGCAAAGACGGCAGTTATTTCTGGGTGCGCGATGAAAAACGACTGTTGCGTGATGAACAGGGAATGCCTGCGGAAATTATCGGTTGCTGGTCGGACATCAGCGACCGCATCGAACTCGAAGACCAATTGCGGCAATCACAAAAAATGGAAGCGGTGGGACGACTGGCAGGCGGTATCGCTCATGATTTCAATAATCTGCTCACGGTGATTATCGGCTATAGCGATTTGCTGTATTCGCGATTTTCCGAAAGCGACATCAATCGTTCGCTGGCAGACAACATCCGCAACGCCGGACAACGCGCCGCTGTGCTAACCCGTCAACTGCTGGCATTCAGTCGCAAACAGGTGCTTGAACCCAAGGTTCTTGATCTCAATGAGATCGTCACCAACACCGAAAAATTGCTGAAACGACTGATTGGCGAAGATATTAATTTAAAGACCGAGCTTTCGCCCGCGCTTAGCCCGATCAAAGTTGATCCGGGGCAGATCGAACAGGTGATTATCAATCTGGCGGTCAATTCACGCGATGCGCTGCCGCAGGGCGGACAACTGACGATTGCGACGAAGAATATAAAAATTGATGAGAAAAATCATCACCTGTATCCATCAATGCCGCACGGCAATTATGTACAGTTGGTGCTCAGTGATAATGGCTGCGGCATGCCGCCAGAAATTAAAGCCCGGATTTTTGAACCGTTCTTTACCACCAAAGAGGTCGGTAAAGGCACGGGGCTTGGACTGGCAACCGTCTTCGGCATTGTCAAACAAAGCGAAGGCTTCATTGAAGTAGACAGTGAAATTGATAAAGGCACCACCTTTGCGATTTATTTGCCGGCTTTTGAATCGCCGGACTCAGGCAAGTCGACTGATGGCGAGTTGAAACCGTCGGGAACCGGCAGTGAAACGATTTTGTTGGTCGAGGATGAAGAGAGCGTAAGACAAATCGCCAAGTTGACGTTGGAAATGCGTGGCTATCTGGTACTGGAAGCTCGCAATGCGCGCGATGCCATTTTCCTCAGAGAAAATTATTCAGGGAAAATCGACCTCCTGGTGACCGATGTCGTTATGCCGGAAATGAGCGGGCGGGAACTCGCGGAACGATTGCGGATGAACGACCCCACGCTGAATATTTTGTTTATGAGCGGTTATATTGATGATGCGATTTTGCGCCACGGCATCAGCGCCGCGCATCACACCTTTTTATCGAAACCGTTTTCACCGAGTGCTCTGGTTGAAAAAGTTCGCCATATTCTCGATGAACCCAAAAAGCCTTCGTAAAGATTTACGCCTGTCAGTTTTCGGTTGGAAGCCGACAGTGACCGCGCCTGACGCCATACCCGTTGAGTAGCCATCTTTGACCGCGCTGGTTAGCGTTCGATAATTTCGACGCGCTCGATTTTATCGCCGCGCGCGATGCGACCGACGACCTCCATTCCCGCTGTGACCTGACCGAATATGGTGTAACCGCCGTCGAGGTGCGGTTGCGGCGAATGGGTGATGAAAAATTGACTGCCGCCGGTGTCTTTGCCCGATAGCGCCATGCCGACCGCGCCGGTTTTGTATTCCAATAAATTAATCTCGTCGCGAATTTGATAATCGGGTCCGCCGTTTTGATCGCCGCGCGGGTCGCCGCCCTGAATCACGAAATTGGGCACCACGCGAATCCACGCGAGTCCATTAAAGAAACCGCTTTTTGCCAGTTGCAGGAAATTATCGACGGTTATCGGCGCATCCGCCGGTTTCAACTCAATCCGCACATCGCCTTTTGTGGTATGCAATATGGCAATCGGATTTTTTCCCGATGACGTCAGTTGCGCCAGGCGTTTCCAATAGGCGCGGTCGTGTCCGGTCTTCACCGTGCCGATGCTCAGTTTCAATCCGCTCACATCCTGTTTCGATTCGATTAGAAGTTCGGCGGCGCGACGCCGCACGACATAATCATCGTCTTTGGTCTCTTCGGCGAGCGCCTGAATGTTCATCGGTTTTTTTAATTTGGTGAGGGCTTCAACGATAGCGATTCGCGCATCGTTGGCTTTATCGGCTTTGGCGGTTTTGTAAGCTTCGTTGAGCGCCGTAATCACCGTATCCGATGCCTCGCCCGCATCGCCTAAAAGGTTTGCAACGGTAGCGCGCGCCACGACGTCCGGGGTTTTCAATTGATCAAGTAAAATTTTTTGCAAGCCATCGAGTTTCGTCGCCGCCAGCGCATTTAAAATATCGGAGATGGCGCGCGCGTCGGGTTTTGCCGCGAACAGGTCAATCAACGTTGCTTTGGCTTTTTCGGTTCTGAGTTCGCCAAGCCCTTGCGCGAAATTGGCTACGGCTTTCCAGTTGGCGATTTGAATTTTTGCCGATTCGGGAAAATCGAAAAACGCCGCTTCACCAAATTTCGCCAGCGCGATTTCAACTTCAGGACTTGAACCGATGTGATTATCGACAGCCAGACGAAAGGCATTCAAAAACGGCAGGGCTTTCGCATCTTTCAAGTTGCCAAGCGCCGTGGCGACCAGCAGCAATAAATTCTGTTCACTGGGGACGCCGCCTTTGGCGCGGTCAAAGGCGCGAAAACCCGCGAGCCATTTATTGCCCGAATTGATTAACGGTTCGACGGCTTTGGCGTCGCCAATCGCGCCGAGCGCATTGATTGCGGAAGCTACGACCCGTTCATCTTTATCGGTCAGCAATTTGATTAACGGTTCAACCGCTTTTGCATCTTTGGCAACGCCGAGGGCGCGCGCTGCCTGGGCGCGAACCAGCGCGTCCCGGTCTTCAAGCAAGGGAATTAAATTGGGGACGGCTGGGGCGATGTTTTCGCGAATGCGGGCAAGCGCATTTGCGGCTTGCCATCTGAGGTCTGCATCGGTTGAACGCAGTTGATTGATGATTGCCGGAATGGTTGACGCTTGGCGAATGCGCAACAGCGCCGTGAGCGTAAGCGAGGCAATCATTTTGCTGTCGGGCGAAACCGGTTGCGCAGGGTCAGGCAATAATTTGACCAGGGTTTCGGCAATGCCGACCAGACCGTATTTGCCGAGGGCTTCGGCGGAGAGTTTATTCGAGGCGATTTTGCCGAGGGCTTCGGCGGCGCGGGCGCGCACCAATGCGGAGTCTTCGACTTCGGGATTGAGGCGGTCAAACAGTGAAGAAACCGCATAATGGCTTTCGATTTCGCCGAGCGAAAAAGCGGCAAGAGCGCGCAGTTCCGGGTTGCGGTCGATTTTTAAAACTTCGGTAAGCGAGTTGATATAGGATGGGTAGCCGATGCGCCCCAGAGCGAGAATCGCCCGGCGTCGCGCCGCGCCGTTATTGGCATTCAAGGGTGACACCAGATCAACCAACTCTTTGCTATTCGCCTGACGTTCATCTTCGGCTTGAATGATTTTCGGCAGGACGAGTTGCAAGGTGCGGTCGCGTTTCAGCGACGGTTTCTGTTGCGGCGGCAACGTCGGCGGCAACCCTTGCGCGAACAGTTGTCCGATTAAAATTAAAATTGCGATACCCGAAAAGGCTAAACGATTTTTCATAACGTAATGAATTAATCTTAACGTTAATTTGATTCGACTGCCATCATGGTTGCCTGCATGGTGGCGATGAGTTTTTCCGCGCCGTCGCGAATGGCAAAGGCATCGCCTTCACACACCGTTAAGGTCTTTCCGGCTTTTTTTACGCGCCCACGGGCGATGATCTTTTCGCCAAGCGCCGGCGCGACAAAATTGATTTTGAATTCAACTGTGACCACTTCAAAATTTTCCGCAAACAGGCTGATTGCCGCATAACCGCAGGCGGTATCGACAATCGCGGCAACCGCTGCGCCATGCACGAAGCCGTGTTGTTGGGTGAGGTCTTCGCGGCGGTCGAGTTCGATTTCGACTTCGCCGGGTCGCACACTGATAAGGCGCGCGCCGAGAGTGGTCATCAATCCTTGGCGCGCGAAACTGGCGCGCACCTTCGTTGCAAAATTCGCGTCTTGCGGTTCAAATGCGGTCATACAAATTCAGATGATGGAACCGAACGAAATCCGAAACAAAAAGTAGTCAAGATAAACTCTCTGCAAAACTTTAGACGATCAGCATAGCGATTTTTCGGCGTCCGTTTATGCCGTCGTTTATAGCTTTTCAATCTCGACGAGATTATCGTAAAAGGTCGCGCCTGCGCCGATGTCTGTGAGTTTCTGCGAAACCGTTTGATTGACGTTGCGCTGGTCGGGACTGAGTTTATTCCACCAGATGGAAAGCGTCACCGCAACGCCCGGTTTTACACGGTCAGAGATGCGCGCCGTGACCTGAAATTCGCCTCTATCGTTAAACACTCGCACCATTTCGCCATCCGCGATGCCACGCCGGGCGGCGTCTTCTGCGCTTAAATCCACGAACGGTTTTTTCTCCTGTTTGATAAACGATGGCAGATGCGAAAACGAAGTGTTTAAAAATGTCCGCGCCGGGGGACTCAGCAGTTGAATCGGATATCGCGCCGCAAGCTCCGGCGATGATTCGGGCGATTCACGCGGCGGCACAAAATTGGGCAACGGGTCGATGCCGAGACTCGCCAGTTGTTCGGAATAGATTTCGCACTTGCCCGATGGCGTGCGGAAATTGCCTTCGGCAAACGGCGCGAAATTTTCCGGGATGTTCAAGCGCATCCAGCCTTCCTGTTTCAAGCGTTCGATGGTGATGCCTGCAAATGGCGCATAATTCGTTGAAAGCGCCTGGTCGATAATGTCATCTTCGCTGTCTTTGAAACACGGGTCATCAAAGCCCAGGCGGTCGGCGAGCAATTTGAAAACTTCGATGTTGGGTTTACATTCGCCAAGCGGGGCAATTGCCGGTTCGTTGTACATGAAATAGTAATGCCCGTAAGGTTTCACGGCGTCGCGATGTTCGAGTTGTGTGGTCGCAGGCAAAAGTATATCGGCATAATCAGCGGTGTCGGTTTGAAACTGTTCATGCACGACGGTGAATAAATCTTCGCGTTTGAACCCTTCGATAACTTTTGCCTGGTCGGGCGCAACTGCTGCGGGGTTGGAATTGTAAACGTAAATCGCGCGCACCGGCGGGTCGGCTTCGGTTAGCGCATCGCCAAGACATGACATATTGATGGTGCGCGGATTGCCTTTGATTAAATCGGGACGTTCAAGCGCCTCGGTGTTCAACTTGAACATGCCACTGGTTGAAAGCAACACGCCGCCGCCGGCTTCGCGCCAAGCGCCCGTGAGCGCCGGAAGACAGGCAATCGCCCGCACCGCGTTGCCGCCGCCCGCGTGGCGCTGCAAGCCGTAATTGATGCGAATCGCAGTTGGGCGAGTCGTCGCATATTCACGCGCAAAGTTGACGATTTCTTCAACGGTCACGCCGCAGATTTTGGCAACTCGCGCCGGGGTATATTCATTGATACGCGGGCGCAATTTTTCAAAGCCGAGTGTGAAACTGTCAAGATAATTCTGGTCTTGCAAACCTTCGCTTAAAATTACGTTCATCACCCCGAAAGCGAATGCCGCATCGGTTCCCGGACAGAGTTGAATCAATTGATGGGCGCGGTCAAGCGTGTCATTGCGATAAGGGTCGATGCCGATTAGACGCGCGCCGTTATCTACAGCCGCTTTGATTTGCGGCCACAGGTGAATGTTTGAGGCAAGCGTATTCGTGCCCCACAGAACAATCAATTTGGCGCGAGAAAACAGCATCGAATCGGTTCCCATATTCGCGCCAAGCGTGTATTTCATGGCATCGGCTCCGGCGGTCGCACAGATGGTTCGCGCAAGCAAACTTGCGCCCAGTCGATGAAAGAAACGCCTGTCCATGCTTGAACCGTTCGCCAGTCCCATCGTGCCGCCATAACTGTAAGGCAAGATGGATTCGGGATTATCGGCGGCAATATCTTTGAAACGCGCAGCGATGGTGTCTAACGCTTCATCCCAACTGATGCGCTCGAATTTGCCTTCGCCTTTTTTGCCGACGCGACGCATCGGGTAAAGCAAGCGGTCAGGACTGTAGACGCGCTCAAGATAGCGGTTGACTTTGGCGCAAAGAAAACCATCAGTCGGGGGATGCGTCGGGTCGCCTTCGATTTTCGTGGCGCGACCATCTTCGATGGTGATGAGCATCGCGCAAGTGTCCGGGCAATCGTGCGGGCAGGCTGCGTGAATTGTGTGTGCCATAGCTCTCCTTTCAGATAAGGATTGAGCATAGCGAATTTTGCCGAAGAGTTGAACTGCAAAGTTACTTGGTATAAGAATGCGAA
This genomic window from Acidobacteriota bacterium contains:
- a CDS encoding HEAT repeat domain-containing protein, coding for MKNRLAFSGIAILILIGQLFAQGLPPTLPPQQKPSLKRDRTLQLVLPKIIQAEDERQANSKELVDLVSPLNANNGAARRRAILALGRIGYPSYINSLTEVLKIDRNPELRALAAFSLGEIESHYAVSSLFDRLNPEVEDSALVRARAAEALGKIASNKLSAEALGKYGLVGIAETLVKLLPDPAQPVSPDSKMIASLTLTALLRIRQASTIPAIINQLRSTDADLRWQAANALARIRENIAPAVPNLIPLLEDRDALVRAQAARALGVAKDAKAVEPLIKLLTDKDERVVASAINALGAIGDAKAVEPLINSGNKWLAGFRAFDRAKGGVPSEQNLLLLVATALGNLKDAKALPFLNAFRLAVDNHIGSSPEVEIALAKFGEAAFFDFPESAKIQIANWKAVANFAQGLGELRTEKAKATLIDLFAAKPDARAISDILNALAATKLDGLQKILLDQLKTPDVVARATVANLLGDAGEASDTVITALNEAYKTAKADKANDARIAIVEALTKLKKPMNIQALAEETKDDDYVVRRRAAELLIESKQDVSGLKLSIGTVKTGHDRAYWKRLAQLTSSGKNPIAILHTTKGDVRIELKPADAPITVDNFLQLAKSGFFNGLAWIRVVPNFVIQGGDPRGDQNGGPDYQIRDEINLLEYKTGAVGMALSGKDTGGSQFFITHSPQPHLDGGYTIFGQVTAGMEVVGRIARGDKIERVEIIER
- a CDS encoding PaaI family thioesterase; translation: MTAFEPQDANFATKVRASFARQGLMTTLGARLISVRPGEVEIELDRREDLTQQHGFVHGAAVAAIVDTACGYAAISLFAENFEVVTVEFKINFVAPALGEKIIARGRVKKAGKTLTVCEGDAFAIRDGAEKLIATMQATMMAVESN
- a CDS encoding molybdopterin oxidoreductase family protein, with protein sequence MAHTIHAACPHDCPDTCAMLITIEDGRATKIEGDPTHPPTDGFLCAKVNRYLERVYSPDRLLYPMRRVGKKGEGKFERISWDEALDTIAARFKDIAADNPESILPYSYGGTMGLANGSSMDRRFFHRLGASLLARTICATAGADAMKYTLGANMGTDSMLFSRAKLIVLWGTNTLASNIHLWPQIKAAVDNGARLIGIDPYRNDTLDRAHQLIQLCPGTDAAFAFGVMNVILSEGLQDQNYLDSFTLGFEKLRPRINEYTPARVAKICGVTVEEIVNFAREYATTRPTAIRINYGLQRHAGGGNAVRAIACLPALTGAWREAGGGVLLSTSGMFKLNTEALERPDLIKGNPRTINMSCLGDALTEADPPVRAIYVYNSNPAAVAPDQAKVIEGFKREDLFTVVHEQFQTDTADYADILLPATTQLEHRDAVKPYGHYYFMYNEPAIAPLGECKPNIEVFKLLADRLGFDDPCFKDSEDDIIDQALSTNYAPFAGITIERLKQEGWMRLNIPENFAPFAEGNFRTPSGKCEIYSEQLASLGIDPLPNFVPPRESPESSPELAARYPIQLLSPPARTFLNTSFSHLPSFIKQEKKPFVDLSAEDAARRGIADGEMVRVFNDRGEFQVTARISDRVKPGVAVTLSIWWNKLSPDQRNVNQTVSQKLTDIGAGATFYDNLVEIEKL